The following proteins are encoded in a genomic region of Zea mays cultivar B73 chromosome 9, Zm-B73-REFERENCE-NAM-5.0, whole genome shotgun sequence:
- the LOC109942477 gene encoding uncharacterized protein, producing the protein MKATISKANYQFWPLSKVPFHRLTWEQAGLVVGKGLIDNVLSDYLWAKAILLTTTTVATASLTIQVLIAAIVDTLTGHAPHLLNYVGAAVVLVGFAGINIPAGESPQDVQQEQETPIVSMVDDDPVHLPSSTNATDVVSDPRAV; encoded by the exons atgaaagcaacaattTCAAAAGCTAATTATCAATTTTGGCCTCTATCCAAAGTACCATTCCACAGGCTCACATGGGAACAAGCTGGTCTTGTTGTTGGAAAAG GTTTGATAGACAATGTTTTGAGTGACTACTTGTGGGCGAAAGCGATCCTTCTCACAACAACCACGGTCGCTACAGCTAGCCTCACAATCCAAGTTCTGATTGCTGCCATTGTGGACACGCTCACCGGTCATGCTCCTCATCTACTGAACTATGTCGGAGCCGCTGTCGTCCTAGTTGGTTTCGCTGGAATCAACATACCAGCTGGAGAGTCTCCACAGGATGTTCAGCAGGAGCAGGAAACTCCGATTGTTAGCATGGTCGATGACGACCCGGTTCATTTGCCCAGCAGTACCAATGCTACTGATGTTGTCTCAGACCCTAGGGCCGTGTGA